Within Buchnera aphidicola (Takecallis arundicolens), the genomic segment AATGCATAACAATATTATTTTTTTTTAATAATATATGTATTGCATTTTTTATATTTTAGTTAAATATTTTGTGTATTTAAGACTTAAAATATTAAAAAATTGTTTATTTTATATATATTATAATAAAAATAATATAAATTTAGATAATTTGTATTTTTTTAAAAAATGTTATTTAAATGTAATGTATATTTTAGAATTAGTTTTTTTATAATTATAATTATATAAAAATATTATACATTTATATATTTTAAAGTTGATTAATAAGCCGGGTTCTGTACCAGACAGTCATTTATCTAGACTAATAATCACTTATTAGTTCAAGCGGTTTACCTGAATTGTAATACGAGCAGTATTTTAAAATTCTACTTAACCTTGCTCCGAGTGGAGTTTACATTGCCATATTTATTACTAAATATGCGGTGTGCTCTTAACACGCCTTTTCACCCTTACTATAAATATTATTTATAGCGGTATATTTTCTGTTGTACTATTCGTCAGAATAATTATTCTGCCCAGGTGTTATCTGGCACTCTTGCTCTTGGAGCCCGGACTTTCCTCTATCTAATATATATTATTAAACAGCGACTGTCTAATCAACTTATATATATTATAATTTATTGCTTATTTTTTGTCATGTATAAAATTTTGTATAGCATAGGTGTATATTTGATTTTTATTAGTTTTATGAATTAATGAAGTGAGTTGTATTGCTTGTTTTAATGTTAATTGTTTTATTAAAACAGATAATGTGTTGTGGACGTTTAAAGGTATAGTTTTTTTATGAAGTTTTATTCCGCTAATAACAATTACCATTTCTCCTTTTTTTCGTGTATGATCTTGTTGTAACCATAATAGTATATCTGAAGCTGGTCCATATTTGATAGTTTCCCATTTTTTTGTTATCTCTTTCACTAAAACAATTATTCTATTTCTCCCAAGATAATTTACAATATCTTTCATACTATGTAAAATTCGATGACATGATTCGTAAAATACAATTGTTTGTTGTATATTTTTTGTTTTTAGTAAAATTTTTTTTCTTAATAATGTTTTTCTTGGTAAAAATCCTTTGTAATAAAAATTATTACTTGGTAGACCTGAGGCGCTTAATGCTGCAATAAGGGCACATGGTCCTGGAATTGGTACGACTTGTATATTATTTTTATGACAGGATTGTACTAATATATATCCAGGGTCATGAATTGTTGGTGTTCCAGCATTAGAAACTAGAGCGATATTCATTGTTTTTAATAAAAAAATAATTTTATTTGTTTTATAAGATTCGTTATATTGATGTAAAGATGTCATTTTTGTTGTGATTTGAAATGTTTCTAATATGTATTTTGTATGTCTAGTGTCTTCTGCTGCTATTAATTGAACTTTTTGTAGTATATTTACTGCTCTATAAGTAATATCTTGAATATTTCCAATAGGGGTAGCAACAACATATAATATTCCAGTGTTTGTTTTTTTATTCATTTTTTACATTATTTATATAATAATATTAGTAATTTTTATTTATATTTTTATTAAAAATATTATATTACAATAAAAATTTTTTCTTTTACTTTATCTTTATATTTATATAAAATACAATATAAATTATTAGGAAATATCATAGTGAAAAGAGTGGTAATTACAGGTTTAGGTATTATATCCAGTATTGGGAATAGTAAAACACAAGTTTTATCTTCTTTAAAAAATAGTAAGTCAGGTATTATATTTTCCCCTAAAATGAAACAGTTTGGTATAAAAAGTCATGTTTGGGGAGCTATTAATGTAGATATTGCAAATATTGATCGTGTTATGTCAAAATTTATGAGTTGTGCAACAATTTATACATATTTTGCTATGGAGCAAGCCATACAAGATGCTTATTTAAACAATGATGTATATAAAAAAAATCATCGTGTTGGTATAATTGCAGGTACAGGATGTAGTTCTTTTGAAAATCCGGTGAATAATATATATAAAAATGATAAGCTTTATTTTCTTATTCAGAATATGCCATCAAATATTCCTGCATGCTTATCTACTTTTTATAATATTTATGGCATGAGCCATTCTATTAGTTCGGCTTGTGCAACATCTTCAAATTGTATTAATTATGCTGCTGAATTAATTCAATTTGGTAAACAAGATTTAGTTTTTGCTGGAGGGGCAGAAGGATTAAGTTGCAATTTAGCTTCAAAATTTGATATGATGAATGCATTATCTGTAAAATATAATTCTTATCCCGAACAAGCTTCACGTCCATATGATACAAATCGTGATGGTTTTGTAATTTCTGGTGGTGCTGGAATATTAGTTTTAGAAGAATTAGAACATGCACGATCTAGACGAGCACGTATTTATGCAGAAGTCATGGGCTTTGGTTCTGCATCAGATGGAGTTAGTATGATTCGGCCTTCTGGATTAGGTTTAGTACAAGCTATGAAAACAGCAATCCGTAATTCCGATAATATTATGATTAATTATATTAATACACATGGAACATCTACTCAAATTGGCGATTTAGTTGAGTTACGGGCAATTAAAAGAGTATTTAAAAATTTTATTCCATATATTTCTTCTACAAAATCTATTACCGGTCATGCTTTAGGCGCTTCTGGGGTACATGAAATTATTTATGTTATTTTAATGATGTATAATAATTTTATAGCACCTAGTGTTAATATTGATTTTTTGGTACCATATGCAAAAAATATGAATATTATTACTAAAATAAAAAAATCTAATATTATGGTGGCTATGTCAAATAGTTGTGGTTTTGGAGGTGTAAATACATCTATAATATTAAAAAAATATGATTAATGTTTTTTAAAATTTATATATTATAAAAATTATATCTTGAATTTTTTTTGTAAATGTATTATTTTAGAATATAGTACATTTAATTTTTAAAATTATTTTTATGATAGGGATGAAACATGAATCAATTACATGCATTACAAAAGTTTACTACGATTGTTGCAGATAGTGGAAATGTACATGAAATTATGCAATATAAACCAACTGATGCTACAACTAATCCATCATTAATTTTAAAAACTATTTTTATTCCTCAGTACAAACATTTAATATCAGATGCCATTAATTATGGAAAAAAAAATGGATCTTCCGAAAAAGATAAAATTTCACAAGCAAGTGATAAAATTTTAGTGAATATTGGTTCCGAAATTTTAAAGTATATACCAGGAAGAGTATCAAGCGAAATAGATGCTAGAATTTCTTTTAATACTAAGTTATGTATTTTTAAGGCTAAAAAAATTATAAATATGTATGAAGTTTTAGGTATACCTCGTTCGAAAATATTAATTAAATTAGCTGCAACTTGGGAGTGTATTCAAGCCGCAAAAGAATTGGAAAAAGATGATATTAAATGTAATTTAACATTACTTTTTTCATTTGCACAGGCTAAAGCATGTGCAGAAGCAGGTGTATTTTTAATTTCTCCTTTTGTAGGTAGGATTTATGATTGGTACTTTGATAATAATTTTATAAAAAAATATCATCCTAGTAATGATCCAGGTGTATTATCTGTAAAAAAAATATATCGATATTATAAAAAATATAATTATACTACTATTATTATGGGTGCAAGTTTTCGTAATGTTGATCAAATTTTAGAACTCGCTGGTTGTGATTATTTAACAATTTCACCTGTATTATTAGAAAAACTACAACGTAATTCCGATCCTGTAGTGAGAAAATTAGTTATTGGAGATACTGCTACACGATCTACATCTATTATAACTGAATCTAATTTTAGATGGGAACATAACCAAGATCAAATGGCTGTCGAAAAATTATCAGATGGAATACGTCAGTTTAGTTCTGATCAGGATAAATTAGAAAAAATATTACACTCAATGTTTTAAAACACTTTCATTTTTAATTTACTAAACAGGAATGAAACATGTGTTCTAGACAAGAATTAGCCAACGCAATTCGTGTTTTAAGTATTGATGCGATTCAAAAGGCGAATTCTGGACATCCCGGTGCGTCTATGGGTATGGCCGATATAGCAGAAGTATTATGGAGAAGTATTTTAAAATATAATCCAAATAATCCATATTGGGACAATCGTGATCGTGTTGTTTTGTCTAATGGTCATGCTTCCATGTTACTATATAGTGTTTTACATTTAACAGGATATGACATATCAATAGATGACTTGCAGGATTTTAGAAAATTACATTCTAAAACGCCGGGCCATCCAGAAGTTGGATGTACTCCAGGAGTTGAAGTTACTACTGGTCCTTTAGGGCAAGGATTAGGTGCTGGAGTAGGTATGGCTATTGCAGAAAAAATACTTGCATCATATTTTAATCGACCACAATACAATATTGTGGACCATAATACTTGGATATTTGCGGGTGATGGTTGTTTAATGGAAGGTGTTTCACATGAAGTATGTTCTTTAGCTGGAACTTGGAAATTAGGTAAATTAACTGTTTTATATGATAGTAATAAAATATCAATTGATGGAAATGTTCATAATTGGTTTACTGATGATACTGCTAAACGTTTTCAAGCATATAACTGGCATGTTATTAATAATGTGGATGGTCATAATGCTAATTCTATAATAAAAGCTATAAATACTGCTAAATCAGTGACAGATAAACCATCGATTATTATTTTTAATACTAAAATTGGTTTTGGTTCTCCTAATAAATCTGGTACAGCGGAAGTTCATGGTTCACCTTTAGGAATAAAAGAAGTCTTATTAACAAAAAAAAAATTAAATTGGAAACATCCTCCATTTTATATTCCAGATGAAATTTACGATCATTGGGATGTACGAAATATTGGAAATAAATTGGAAGAAGATTGGAATGATTTATTTGCAAAATATAAAATTGATTATCCAGATTTATCTAATGAATATACTCGTCGTATGTCTGGTTTATTGCCGTTAGATTGGCCGGATAAAATATTAAACATTATTAAAAATTTGAACAACCGTAATGCAATTGCTACACGTCAGTCTTCTCAAAATATTTTAGAATATATTGGTAAAATATTACCAGAGTTATTAGGTGGTTCTGCAGATTTAGCTCCTAGTAATTTGACTATGTGGTCTGGTTCAATTTCAATTAATCAAAAAAAGTCAGGCAATTATATTCACTACGGTGTACGTGAATTTGGTATGACTAGTATTGCTAATGGTATAGCACAACATGGTGGATTTATTCCTTATACAGCAACCTTTTTAGTATTTTTAGATTATGCTAAAAATGCAGTGCGTATGTCTGCATTAATGGGTGCAAGACATATTATGTTGTACACACATGATTCAATTGGTTTAGGAGAAGATGGACCTACACATCAACCAATAGAACAATTATCCAGTTTACGTTCTATACCGAACATGAGTGTTTGGCGACCTAGTGATACCGTAGAAACAATTTTTGCTTGGAAATATGCTATAGAACGTTATCATGGTCCTACTGCTCTGATATTGTCTCGTCAAAATTTAGATCAGTTATCACGTGATCAAATACAAGTAAATAATATTGCTCGTGGTGGATATATTTTAAGAGATTTTGGGGATATTATTGATGTTATTTTAATTGCAACTGGATCAGAAGTGCAATTAGCTGTTTTATCTGCAAATAAAATACATGATTTAGGATATGGTGTTCGAGTTGTTTCTATTCCATCTATTGATGTTTTTGATCACCAAGATGATGAATATAAGGAATTTGTATTACCACGATTAATAAAAAAACGTGTTGCAATTGAAGCTGGACAATCTAGTATTTGGTATAAATACGTTGGTTTGTATGGTATGATTGTAGGAATTGATAGGTTTGGTGAATCTGCTTCTGCAAATGATTTATTTGCAAAATTTGGTTTTACAGTCAATAATATAGTACACAACGTGAAGAAATTATTAGATAATAAATTTTTTTCATACAAGATATATAAATAATTTAATGTTTAATTTGATAAAGAGGTTATTCAGTGTAATCGTATGTATTGTCCAATTGTTTTTTTAGCAAAAGAATTAGTATCTATACCTTCAATTAGCCCATCAGATTTTGAGTGTCAGAATATTATTGCTATGAGGTTGTTAGCTTTAGGTTTTAATGTTATGTTGTTCAAAAATAAACATACAAGTAATTTATGGGCTTATCGGGGTATAGGATTAATTTTCTCTTTTGCTGGACATACAGATGTTGTTCCTGCAGGAACGTTAATGAATTGGAAAACTCCTCCATTTAGACCCGTGATAAAAGATGGGATATTATTTGGCAGGGGTACATCAGATATGAAAGGTGCATTAGCAGCTATGATTATAGCTGCTGAACGATTTATATTATCTAAAAATAATTACTTAGGTCAGTTATCTTTTTTAATTACTTCTGATGAAGAATCCTCTGCAAAAGATGGTACCATTCGTTTAGTAGAATATTTAAAATCTATTGGTAATTATATTAAATATTGTATTATTGGTGAACCTACAAGTAGCCATATTATTGGAGATACAATTAAAATAGGTCGTAGAGGATCTTTGCATGCTAATATATGTATTTATGGTATACAGGGTCATATAGCATATCCCAAATTTGCTGTTAATCCGATTCATAATGCTGCACCTTTTATCAATTCTTTCATTAATAAAAAATGGACTACTGGTAATAAATATTTTATACCGACAAGTATGCAAATTTCTGATGTATATTCTGGAAATAATAGTGAAAATATTATTCCTGGACAGTTTCATATCCGTTGTAATTTTAGATTTGGAACTGATATTTCCAATAAAAAAATTCAATTTGAATTAAATAATTTATTAAAACAGTTTAATTTTAAGTATACTGTAAAATGGAGATTGTCTGGTGTACCGTATTTAACTCATGCAAATACTTTAGTGGATATTGTTAAAAAATCAATTTACAATATTCATATTGTTTCCATTTCTTTATCAACAGATGGTGGTATTTCTGATGGCCGTTTTTTAAAGTTAATTAGTTCGCAATTAATTGAAATCGGTTTAAAAAATAATACTATACATCAAGTAAACGAACATGTTAAAATACAGGATTTGCAAATTTTAAGTTTAATATATTTAGATATTATAAAAAAAATACTTATTTAAAATAGTATATATTATTTATTCAGAGTATCATTATGATACTCTGTATTTTCACGATATTATTAATAATATTACTTTATATTGATTATTTTTTAAATATTACGGTATAATATCTGCTTGTTTTAGTGCTTTTTGTAATATTATTTGTGTATTTTTTGATAATGGTGTTAATGGTAATCTTAATGTGTTATGTTGAATCATTTTTAGTTTCCAAGCAGCCCATTTTATTGGTATTGGATTTGGATCTAAAAATAATGCTTGATGTATTGGCATTAATTTTTGATTAATTATTCTGGCACTAATAAAATCGTTTTTTAGTGCTAAGAAACACATTTTAGACATTTCTTGTGCTGCAATATTTGCAGTAACTGATATCACTCCATCACCTCCAAGTTGCATAAAGTCTAAAGCAGTAATATCATCACCACTAATAATTAAGAAATTTTTTTTAACGTGATTTTTAATTTTATGGATTCTTGTTAAATCTCCAGTAGCTTCTTTTATACCAATGATATTATTGAATTTCGATAATTTAACTACAGTATCAGGTAGCATATCACAACCAGTTCTACTGGGTACATTATATAAAATTTGAGGAATATCTGTATTTTCTGAAATTGCTTTAAAATGTTGATATAATCCATTTTGAGTTGGTTTATTATAGTATGGTACTACACTTAAGCAACCACAAATACCTGAATTTTCTAGTTTTTTTGTTAATGTAATAGCTTCATATGTTGAATTAGCTCCAGTACCAGCAATGATCGGTATTTTACCATCTGCAAATTCTACAGTTGATAATATAGTATAATGATGTTCTTTTTGATTTAATGTGGCAGATTCACCAGTTGTTCCAACTGAAACAATAGCTGTGGTATGGTTATGAATATGATATTGTACAAGTTTTTTAAGACTATTACAACAAATTTTTCCTTTTTCGGTCATGGGTGTAATTATTGCAACAATACTACCTTTAAACATATTTTTTTCTCCGATAAAATTGATTATATTTTTGTATCGTATTATATTAATCAATTTTTTTGGATGATATATTACTGAAAAATGAGAGATTTATGGATATGATTTTTAATAATGTACTAAATTTATATTTTGTAAATTTTTTTTATTTATTTAATTATATAATTGATAAAAATACTTAATTAAAATTGCGATAATATTCATATGTCTTTTTTTGAAAATATATTGTATAACGTATATACTTATTAATAATAAGTATTATTTTCATATGTTTTATTGATATTAGATAATATAAAATACTATACTTATTTTAATAATATGATCAATATAAATTATTAAATATTAAAATTACTGTTTTATTAATATGAATATATTTATACTACTAAAATATTAGTAGTATAATGGTGTAATTATTGACGATACAAATAAAGTATTTTAATATATATTTTCTATTTTTCCACATTGTGCTTGAAATCTTAATATATGATCCATAATAACGATAGCTGTCATTGCTTCTGCTATTGGTACTGCTCGAATACCTACACATGGATCGTGTCTACCTTTCACTTGAATATATGTATTTTTATTATCTTGTGTTATTGTTTGAATTGGAATATTAATACTTGACGTTGGTTTTAATGCAATTTTTGCAAGGATTGGTTGTCCATTACTTATACCACCTAATATACCTCCAGCATGATTACTTAAAAATCCTTTTTGTGTTATTGCATCACGATTTTCACTACCTAATTGACTTATTACGGAAAATCCATCACCTATTTCAATTCCTTTAACTGCATTAATACTCATTAATGCATGAGCTAAATCGGCATCTAATCGGTCAAATACTGGTTCGCCTAATCCTATTGGTACATTTTCAGATATTATTGTTATTTCTGCTCCTATAGAGTTTCCATTTTTTTTTAATTGCTTAATTTTTTTTTTTAATAAATTAATTTTATCAATATCACCACAAAAAAAAGGGTTGTTGTTAACTTCTTCCCAAGAATTTAATTGACACTTTATCTTTCCTAATTGCGATAAATATCCTCTAATATTGATATTATATATATTTTTTAAATATTGTTTAGCAAATGCTCCTGCTGCTACTCGCATTGCTGTTTCTCGAGCTGAAGATCGTCCACCTCCTCTATGATCACGTATTCCATATTTTTTATAGTATGTATAATCAGCATGTCCTGGCCTAAATATGTGTTGTATAGTATCATAATCTTGTGAACGTTGATCAAGATTATTAATTGTTAATCCAATGCTTGTTCCTGTTGTTATATCATTAAATATTCCAGATAGGATATTAACTTTATCGGTTTCACGGCGTTGTGTAGTATATTGTGAAGATCCTGGTTTTCTACGATTTAATTCATTTTGTATATATGTTTTTGATATTTTTATTCCTGGAGGCATTCCATCGATAATACATCCCAGAGCAACACCATGGGATTCACCAAAAGTATGTACTTTGAAGATTTTACCAATTGTATTACCTGGCATATTTTATCTCCGTTTGATTTTTTAAAAAAAATGATTTTTTATATTATATGTTTTAAATGTATATATTTTTAATTCGTTGTTTGATGTGATATAGAATATATTTAATTATTCTCATTATATGAATAAAATATTTTTTAAAATCATTTGTTATATAAAACGAATAAATATTTTATTTCGATAATTATAAAAAAATTTATCACTAATAATATTAATTAAAACATTTTTAAGATAGAAATATTTTTGGAAATCTGACAATGAAAAGAATTCAATTTTCGAATTTTAAAGATTCATCCTATTTTTTTGAAGAAATGAAAAATGTTAAAAAAATGAAACAAGATACTGTATTTCATAAAAAATTATATAAAACAAATAATCAATATTCTGAAAAACGTGATTTATGTAACCAAGATGCACATATTCAATTTTTTAATTCTTATGTTCCAAAAAAAATAATTTATAAAAATCCTGTTGCATATGTTCGTGAAAAAATTTTAATTACTGAGTTAAATAAATTAAAAAATAAAGTTTATATTCCGGAAATTTATATCGATTGCCATGGTTTAAATCAATATCAGGCAAAACAGGAATTAGGTAAGTTAATTTTTACATGTTTTAAAGAAAAAATATTTTGTTTTGCAGTAATACATGGTCATGGTAAAAATATTTTAAAAAATTATATTCCTATTTGGTTGTCAAAACATCCAGATGTACTTGCTTTTTATCAATTACCTAAAACATTTGGAAAAAATACTACATTATTTGTTTTAATGGATTATAAAAAATGATAATTATCGATAGTATCATTTTCATAATCAATATATACTAGTTTTTTTATAATAAACAACTACACTTATGATAATATTGTATACTGCATGTTATTAAATACAAACATTCAAGTATAAAAAATTATTTTTAATTTATTTCATATATTAAGAAAAAGTTAAAAATATTCAGTATTTTCGGTAATGTTAGCAAGGTAAATTCATGTTTAATAAAAATAGATTACGTATTGCTATACAAAAGTCTGGTCGTTTAAGTAAAGAGTCTATCAAATTATTAACACAATGTGGCATAAAAATTAATTTCAAACAACAGCAATTAATTTCTTTTGCTGAAAATATGCCTATTGATGTTGTTCGAGTACGAGATGATGATATTCCTGGTTTAGTTATGGATCAGGTCGTGGATTTAGGTATTATTGGTGAAAATGTTATAGAAGAAGAATCATTATGTCGAAATATTAAACCATATGAGTTATTATATAAGATTATACAACGTTTAGATTTTGGTTCTTGTCGATTATCTTTAGCAATACCAATTAATCAAGAATATGTAGATATTCAATCACTTAATAATGCTCGTATTGCCACTTCTTATCCCTGTTTACTAAAAAAGTATCTTGAAAATAAAGATGTAAATTTTAATTTTTTTATGTTAAATGGTTCTGTAGAAGTTGCTCCAAGTGCTGGTTTAGCTGATGCAATTTGTGATTTAGTATCAACCGGAGCAACATTAGAAGCAAATGGTTTAAAGGAAGTAGAGGTGATTTATTCTTCTACAGCATGTCTAGTGTCTCGTTTAGGACACATATCTGATTTGAAAAAAACATTGATTAATAAATTGATTACTCGTATTCAAGGTGTTATTAAAGCTAGAGAATCTAAATATATTATGTTACATGCTCCATATTCTAAACTACAATCTGTAATATCTTTATTACATGGTGCAGAGCATCCAACAGTATCTAAATTAGCAGGTGAGACAGATAAAGTAGCTATACATATGGTAAGTAGTGAAACGGTATTTTGGGAAACTATGGAGAAATTAAAAATTTTAGGTGCTAGTTCAATTTTAGTTTTACCAATTGAAAAAATGATGGAATAAAAAATATGCTTGTATTTAATGAAATATTTCATTGGAATAAACTAGATCAAAAAGAAAGAGACAGTATATTATTAAGGCCAAATATTATTGCATCTAGTGATTTAAAAAAAAAAATCAGATTGATTTTAAATGATATTAGAAATTTTGGAGATTTTGCGTTACGTAAATATACTAAAAAATTTGATAAAATAGATTTAAAAAAATTTTTTATAGAAAAAGAACGAATGAATAATTCAGAATATTTTATAGATAAAACTTTAAAAAATGCTATTTTAAATGCAAAGAAAAATATTGAATTATTTCATGATCAACAAAAAATGAAATGTATTGATTTATATACTCAAATTGGTGTTCGATGTCAGCAGATTTTTACTCCAATAGAATCAGTTGGATTATATGTCCCTGGAGGATCTGCTCCTTTATTATCTACTGCATTAATGTTATCAATACCTGCTTCTATCGCAGGATGTAAAAATATTATTTTATGTTCACCTCCTCCTATTACAAATGAAATTTTATATATCGCTAAGATTTGTAATGTTAATCATGTTTTTGAAGTAGGAGGAGCACAAGCTATTGCAGCTCTTGGATTTGGTACTGAGACTATTCCAAAAGTTAATAAAATATTTGGACCAGGTAATTTGTATGTGACTGAGGCGAAAATACAATTAAATCAATTATTGCCGGGTTTAGCAATTGATATGATTGCTGGTCCTTCAGAGTTATTAATTATTGCAGATGAAACTGCAGATCCTGCGTTTGTTGCATCGGATATATTATCTCAATCGGAGCATGGTATTGATTCACAAGTTATTGTTTTATCTGATAGTCTTGGTTTACTAAAAAATATTTTGTTACACATAGATAAGCAGTTACCGTATTTATCAAGAAAAGATATTATTTTTAAGTCATTGAAAAATAATAAATTTATTTTAACAAAAAATATATTAGAATGCATTCAGATATCGAATATATATGCTCCAGAGCACTTAATTATTCAAACAAAATCTGCTAAAAATTTAGTACATAATATTACGAATGCCGGTTCTATATTTTTAGGTAAATGGTCTCCTGAATCTATAGGGGATTATGCTTCAGGAACTAACCATGTTTTACCAACTAACGGTAATGCTATTTCTACATCAGGATTAGGTGTAATAGATTTTCAGAAGAAAATTACTGTTCAAGAATTAACACCATTTGGATTAAAAAATATTTCTAAGGTAGTTGAAATATTAGCACTTTCGGAAAAGATGGATGCTCACGCAAATGCTGTGATAATACGATGTAATGCTATTAAGGATAAATATGGAAAATAATATTCAGAAATTGTCTAGAAAAGATATTATTTTTTTGAAAGCATATCAATCAGCACGATCTATTGGAGGTATAGGACATACTTTATTAAATGCAAATGAACTACCAATGTCAAGCTTATATAACCTTACAAATATAACTTTAAATCGTTATCCGGAATGTCAGCCTAAAAAATTAATTTTTCATTATTCTGCTTATGTCAATCTTGCATTAGAAAATATTTTAGTTAGTCGTGGTTCTGATGAAGCAATTGAATTACTTATGCGTGTTTTTTGTTTGCCGAATAAAGATTCAATTATAACATTTTCACCGACTTATACAATGTATGCTAAAATTGCAGAAATATATGGTATTAAAAATATTATTATTCCAATGATTAATAATATGATTTTAGATATACCTAAAATAATAAAATTACTCCATGGAGTAAAATTAATATATATTTGTCGTCCAAATAATCCTACAGGACATATTTTTAATATTGATAGCATAATTCAAATATTAAAGATTACTATTGGTAAAGCAATAGTTATTATTGATGAAGCATATATTGAATTTTGTATGTCTGAAAATACTATTTTTTTATTAAAAAGTTTTTCACATTTAGTAATTTTAAGAACGTTATCTAAAGCTTTTGGTTTAGCTGGTCTTCGGTGTGGGTTT encodes:
- the tkt gene encoding transketolase is translated as MCSRQELANAIRVLSIDAIQKANSGHPGASMGMADIAEVLWRSILKYNPNNPYWDNRDRVVLSNGHASMLLYSVLHLTGYDISIDDLQDFRKLHSKTPGHPEVGCTPGVEVTTGPLGQGLGAGVGMAIAEKILASYFNRPQYNIVDHNTWIFAGDGCLMEGVSHEVCSLAGTWKLGKLTVLYDSNKISIDGNVHNWFTDDTAKRFQAYNWHVINNVDGHNANSIIKAINTAKSVTDKPSIIIFNTKIGFGSPNKSGTAEVHGSPLGIKEVLLTKKKLNWKHPPFYIPDEIYDHWDVRNIGNKLEEDWNDLFAKYKIDYPDLSNEYTRRMSGLLPLDWPDKILNIIKNLNNRNAIATRQSSQNILEYIGKILPELLGGSADLAPSNLTMWSGSISINQKKSGNYIHYGVREFGMTSIANGIAQHGGFIPYTATFLVFLDYAKNAVRMSALMGARHIMLYTHDSIGLGEDGPTHQPIEQLSSLRSIPNMSVWRPSDTVETIFAWKYAIERYHGPTALILSRQNLDQLSRDQIQVNNIARGGYILRDFGDIIDVILIATGSEVQLAVLSANKIHDLGYGVRVVSIPSIDVFDHQDDEYKEFVLPRLIKKRVAIEAGQSSIWYKYVGLYGMIVGIDRFGESASANDLFAKFGFTVNNIVHNVKKLLDNKFFSYKIYK
- the rsmI gene encoding 16S rRNA (cytidine(1402)-2'-O)-methyltransferase, which codes for MNKKTNTGILYVVATPIGNIQDITYRAVNILQKVQLIAAEDTRHTKYILETFQITTKMTSLHQYNESYKTNKIIFLLKTMNIALVSNAGTPTIHDPGYILVQSCHKNNIQVVPIPGPCALIAALSASGLPSNNFYYKGFLPRKTLLRKKILLKTKNIQQTIVFYESCHRILHSMKDIVNYLGRNRIIVLVKEITKKWETIKYGPASDILLWLQQDHTRKKGEMVIVISGIKLHKKTIPLNVHNTLSVLIKQLTLKQAIQLTSLIHKTNKNQIYTYAIQNFIHDKK
- a CDS encoding beta-ketoacyl synthase N-terminal-like domain-containing protein — its product is MKRVVITGLGIISSIGNSKTQVLSSLKNSKSGIIFSPKMKQFGIKSHVWGAINVDIANIDRVMSKFMSCATIYTYFAMEQAIQDAYLNNDVYKKNHRVGIIAGTGCSSFENPVNNIYKNDKLYFLIQNMPSNIPACLSTFYNIYGMSHSISSACATSSNCINYAAELIQFGKQDLVFAGGAEGLSCNLASKFDMMNALSVKYNSYPEQASRPYDTNRDGFVISGGAGILVLEELEHARSRRARIYAEVMGFGSASDGVSMIRPSGLGLVQAMKTAIRNSDNIMINYINTHGTSTQIGDLVELRAIKRVFKNFIPYISSTKSITGHALGASGVHEIIYVILMMYNNFIAPSVNIDFLVPYAKNMNIITKIKKSNIMVAMSNSCGFGGVNTSIILKKYD
- the dapE gene encoding succinyl-diaminopimelate desuccinylase, with protein sequence MYCPIVFLAKELVSIPSISPSDFECQNIIAMRLLALGFNVMLFKNKHTSNLWAYRGIGLIFSFAGHTDVVPAGTLMNWKTPPFRPVIKDGILFGRGTSDMKGALAAMIIAAERFILSKNNYLGQLSFLITSDEESSAKDGTIRLVEYLKSIGNYIKYCIIGEPTSSHIIGDTIKIGRRGSLHANICIYGIQGHIAYPKFAVNPIHNAAPFINSFINKKWTTGNKYFIPTSMQISDVYSGNNSENIIPGQFHIRCNFRFGTDISNKKIQFELNNLLKQFNFKYTVKWRLSGVPYLTHANTLVDIVKKSIYNIHIVSISLSTDGGISDGRFLKLISSQLIEIGLKNNTIHQVNEHVKIQDLQILSLIYLDIIKKILI
- the tal gene encoding transaldolase, with protein sequence MNQLHALQKFTTIVADSGNVHEIMQYKPTDATTNPSLILKTIFIPQYKHLISDAINYGKKNGSSEKDKISQASDKILVNIGSEILKYIPGRVSSEIDARISFNTKLCIFKAKKIINMYEVLGIPRSKILIKLAATWECIQAAKELEKDDIKCNLTLLFSFAQAKACAEAGVFLISPFVGRIYDWYFDNNFIKKYHPSNDPGVLSVKKIYRYYKKYNYTTIIMGASFRNVDQILELAGCDYLTISPVLLEKLQRNSDPVVRKLVIGDTATRSTSIITESNFRWEHNQDQMAVEKLSDGIRQFSSDQDKLEKILHSMF